A single genomic interval of Lathyrus oleraceus cultivar Zhongwan6 chromosome 7, CAAS_Psat_ZW6_1.0, whole genome shotgun sequence harbors:
- the LOC127107693 gene encoding calcineurin B-like protein 7 isoform X1 has protein sequence MSMSMSCFCITRSRSKVKHEQSSILALETSFTVNEVEALFDLFKKLSSSIIDDGCIHKEEFQLALFRNSSKQNLLASRVFDMFDIKCNGVIEFGEFVRSLSIFHPRASDDKKIECMILLILHQRNQTFIYFYENLILFPLAVAFKLFDLGKTGYIEHSELKEMVLATLNESEVTISDDIVESIVEKTMKEVDSKGDGKIDMEEWKEYAAKNPSLLKIMTLQYLKDITMAFPSFVLHTEVED, from the exons ATGTCCATGTCCATGAGTTGTTTTTGCATCACCAGAAGCCGATCAAAAGTTAAGCACGAACAATCTTCCATACTTGCTTTAGAGACATCAT TTACTGTAAATGAGGTTGAGGCTTTATTTGACTTGTTTAAGAAACTAAGCAGTTCAATTATTGATGATGGCTGCATTCACAAG GAGGAGTTTCAACTTGCGCTTTTTAGAAATAGTAGCAAGCAGAATCTACTTGCAAGCAGG GTATTTGATATGTTTGATATTAAGTGTAATGGAGTTATCGAGTTCGGTGAATTCGTTCGCTCACTAAGCATCTTTCATCCAAGGGCATCCGATGACAAGAAGATTGAATGTATGATATTACTAATTTTGCATCAGAGAAATCAAACATTCATTTATTTCTACGAGAATCTAATTCTGTTCCCTCTTGCAGTTGCGTTTAAATTGTTTGATCTTGGAAAGACGGGATACATTGAACATAGTGAG TTGAAGGAGATGGTGTTGGCTACTTTGAATGAATCAGAAGTTACCATCTCAGATGATATTGTCGAATCTATTGTGGAAAAG ACAATGAAGGAGGTTGATTCAAAAGGAGACGGAAAGATTGATATGGAAGAGTGGAAAGAATACGCGGCAAAGAATCCTTCTCTTCTTAAGATCATGACTCTGCAATATCTAAA GGATATAACTATGGCATTTCCAAGCTTTGTTTTGCACACCGAGGTGGAAGACTGA
- the LOC127107693 gene encoding calcineurin B-like protein 7 isoform X2, with amino-acid sequence MSMSMSCFCITRSRSKVKHEQSSILALETSFTVNEVEALFDLFKKLSSSIIDDGCIHKEEFQLALFRNSSKQNLLASRVFDMFDIKCNGVIEFGEFVRSLSIFHPRASDDKKIEFAFKLFDLGKTGYIEHSELKEMVLATLNESEVTISDDIVESIVEKTMKEVDSKGDGKIDMEEWKEYAAKNPSLLKIMTLQYLKDITMAFPSFVLHTEVED; translated from the exons ATGTCCATGTCCATGAGTTGTTTTTGCATCACCAGAAGCCGATCAAAAGTTAAGCACGAACAATCTTCCATACTTGCTTTAGAGACATCAT TTACTGTAAATGAGGTTGAGGCTTTATTTGACTTGTTTAAGAAACTAAGCAGTTCAATTATTGATGATGGCTGCATTCACAAG GAGGAGTTTCAACTTGCGCTTTTTAGAAATAGTAGCAAGCAGAATCTACTTGCAAGCAGG GTATTTGATATGTTTGATATTAAGTGTAATGGAGTTATCGAGTTCGGTGAATTCGTTCGCTCACTAAGCATCTTTCATCCAAGGGCATCCGATGACAAGAAGATTGAAT TTGCGTTTAAATTGTTTGATCTTGGAAAGACGGGATACATTGAACATAGTGAG TTGAAGGAGATGGTGTTGGCTACTTTGAATGAATCAGAAGTTACCATCTCAGATGATATTGTCGAATCTATTGTGGAAAAG ACAATGAAGGAGGTTGATTCAAAAGGAGACGGAAAGATTGATATGGAAGAGTGGAAAGAATACGCGGCAAAGAATCCTTCTCTTCTTAAGATCATGACTCTGCAATATCTAAA GGATATAACTATGGCATTTCCAAGCTTTGTTTTGCACACCGAGGTGGAAGACTGA
- the LOC127107694 gene encoding calcineurin B-like protein 7 produces MGCSCTKTRIQREDLAILAEQTYFNISEIEALYDLFKNLSSSMVNDGLISKEEFQLGLFGSSKKRNLFGDRVFDLFDSKNDGMIDFGEFVKALSVFHPAAPQPQKAAFAFRLYDIWQRGFIERDEVREMILALLRESDLVLSHDIIELIIDKAIKEADLKGDGRIDREEWESFVAQNPSLLRNMTIPYLKDLNMQFPGFFEMIYEDNEDNTSSIP; encoded by the exons ATGGGCTGTTCTTGCACGAAAACGCGAATTCAGCGTGAGGATCTTGCGATTCTTGCCGAACAAACTTATT TTAATATTTCAGAAATAGAAGCATTATATGATCTCTTCAAGAACTTAAGCAGCTCTATGGTTAATGATGGGCTAATTAGCAAA GAAGAGTTTCAGCTTGGCTTATTTGGAAGCAGCAAGAAACGGAACCTCTTTGGCGACAGG GTGTTCGATTTGTTTGACTCGAAAAATGATGGTATGATAGATTTTGGAGAGTTTGTTAAAGCTTTAAGCGTTTTCCACCCTGCAGCGCCGCAACCACAAAAAGCAGCCT TTGCATTTCGATTATACGACATATGGCAAAGAGGCTTTATAGAACGAGACGAGGTAAGAGAGATGATATTGGCACTGCTAAGAGAGTCTGATTTAGTTCTTTCTCATGATATAATTGAGCTTATAATTGATAAG GCCATTAAAGAAGCTGATTTAAAAGGAGATGGAAGGATTGATAGAGAGGAGTGGGAAAGTTTTGTTGCTCAAAATCCATCCTTACTGAGGAACATGACAATTCCTTATTTGAA GGATTTGAATATGCAGTTTCCTGGTTTTTTTGAAATGATATATGAAGATAATGAAGATAACACAAGCAGCATTCCGTGA